In Zunongwangia profunda SM-A87, the following proteins share a genomic window:
- the dnaE gene encoding DNA polymerase III subunit alpha, with translation MYLIFDTETTGLPKRWDAPLTDSDNWPRCIQIAWQLHDEMGNLIEHQDYLVRPEGFDIPYDAERVHGISTDLAREEGISLEEMLEKFNEALGKTKFIVGQNLGFDVNIMGAELHRAGMDSQLLELPVLDTCTETTAEMCRIPGGRGGKFKLPTLTELHEYLFDEPFGEAHNATADVEATTRCFLELVRKRSYSAEELNAAPGYFEDYIEANPEPFQPIGLKHINLKKASEAIRKRLEKLQPTDEITTEEIEENLEKLDEVPFAHLHNHSQFSVLQSTISIADLVNAAGEQNMPAVALTDHANMMGAFHFVKEVGAYNKNVQAKNEEAEANGEPAQAKELKAIIGCEFFVCENHTDKSRKDNGYQVVMLAKNKKGYHNLAKMSSKAYTDGFYYVPRIDKEVVKQYKEDVIVLTGNLYGEVPSKILNVGEKQAEEALLWWKEEFGDDLYIEIMRHNQEDENRVNQVLIEFSKKHDIKLIATNNTYYWKKDDANAHDILLCVKDGEKQATPIGRGRGYRYGLPNQEYYFKTAEEMKNLFKDLPEAISNIKEIVDKIEPFELARDVLLPAFTIPEEFLVEEDKVDGGKRGENAYLKHITYKGAEERYGEITPAIKERLDFELSVIENTGYPGYFLIVEDFIREARNLDVSVGPGRGSAAGSAVAYCLGITNIDPIKYDLLFERFLNPDRVSMPDIDIDFDDEGRSRVMDYVIGKYGANQVAQIITYGTMAAKSSIRDTARVLDLPLSDADRIAKLIPNTKLGKIFGMDEKALKAKFRSEEVDSINELLNIAEGDDLEAQTVNQARVLEGSVRNTGIHACGVIITPSDITNYVPVSVAKDSDLYVTQFDNSVVESAGLLKMDFLGLKTLTLIKDTIKIVKGRHNIDLVPDEFPLDDEETYKLFQRGETVGIFQYESPGMQKHMQALKPTVFDDLIAMNALYRPGPMEYIPSFIARKHGDEEISYDLPDMEEYLKETYGITVYQEQVMLLSQKLAGFTKGEADMLRKAMGKKLVALLAQLKPKFIGGGEAKGHPTEVLEKIWKDWEAFASYAFNKSHSTCYAWIAYQTAYLKAHYPAEYMAAVLSNNMNDIKQVTFFMEECKRMKLNVLGPDVNESYYKFSVNKDYAVRFGMGAIKGVGAGAVATIVENRKGEAGPYRSIFDMAKRIDLRAANKKAFENLALAGGFDCFKETHRAQYFHDEGDGMSFLEKVVKFAAKFQENENSSQVSLFGEASEVQIPEPSVPPCEEWGTMEKLRREKEVVGIYISGHPLDDFKKEIQYFCNGSLSDFRALEKVVNREISFGGVISDVQHRMSKMGKGWAMFTVEDYNESYEFRMFGEEYLKNRHFLVPNSFVHIKAFIKEGWTNKDTGKKGEPRIQFNSFQLLHDIMDTYAKKLTIQLDINELKDEKIEVLKDIFRSYRGDHKLNFVVYEMKEQLKLHMPSKRQKVKICPELLENLEAQQVVYKLN, from the coding sequence ATGTATTTAATTTTTGATACCGAAACCACCGGATTGCCAAAGCGTTGGGATGCGCCTTTAACCGATTCTGATAACTGGCCACGATGTATACAGATCGCATGGCAGTTACATGATGAGATGGGGAATCTTATAGAGCATCAGGATTACCTGGTAAGACCGGAAGGTTTTGATATTCCTTATGATGCTGAGCGTGTACACGGAATTTCAACAGACCTGGCCCGGGAAGAAGGGATTTCACTGGAAGAAATGCTAGAGAAGTTCAACGAAGCTTTGGGGAAAACCAAATTTATCGTTGGGCAAAATCTTGGTTTTGATGTGAATATTATGGGAGCCGAGCTGCATCGTGCCGGGATGGATAGCCAATTACTGGAACTTCCCGTTTTGGATACCTGTACAGAAACAACGGCCGAGATGTGTAGAATTCCCGGTGGTCGTGGGGGAAAATTTAAACTGCCCACGCTTACCGAGTTACACGAATATCTTTTTGATGAGCCTTTTGGCGAAGCACACAATGCAACGGCCGATGTTGAGGCTACAACACGCTGCTTTCTGGAACTGGTTAGAAAAAGATCCTATTCTGCAGAGGAATTAAACGCCGCTCCCGGTTATTTTGAAGATTACATTGAAGCTAATCCAGAGCCGTTTCAGCCCATTGGTTTAAAACATATAAATCTAAAGAAAGCTTCTGAAGCAATTCGAAAAAGGTTGGAGAAATTACAACCAACCGATGAGATCACTACAGAAGAGATTGAGGAAAACCTTGAAAAATTAGATGAGGTTCCTTTTGCTCATCTTCATAATCATTCGCAATTCTCGGTATTACAGTCCACCATAAGTATTGCCGATCTTGTAAATGCCGCAGGCGAGCAAAATATGCCGGCAGTAGCGCTTACCGATCATGCCAATATGATGGGGGCCTTTCATTTTGTAAAAGAAGTTGGTGCCTATAATAAAAATGTTCAGGCTAAAAATGAAGAAGCCGAAGCAAACGGCGAGCCGGCACAGGCCAAAGAATTAAAAGCAATTATTGGTTGTGAGTTTTTTGTTTGTGAAAATCACACCGATAAATCCAGAAAAGACAACGGTTACCAGGTGGTGATGTTGGCCAAAAACAAAAAAGGCTATCACAATCTGGCCAAAATGTCGTCAAAAGCCTATACCGATGGATTCTATTATGTGCCCAGGATCGATAAAGAGGTTGTAAAGCAGTATAAAGAAGATGTGATTGTACTTACCGGTAACCTGTATGGGGAAGTGCCGAGTAAGATTTTAAATGTTGGTGAAAAACAGGCTGAAGAGGCCTTGCTTTGGTGGAAAGAAGAGTTTGGTGATGATTTGTATATAGAGATCATGCGCCATAATCAGGAAGACGAAAATCGCGTAAACCAGGTATTGATTGAGTTTTCCAAAAAACATGATATAAAATTAATCGCCACCAATAATACTTATTACTGGAAAAAAGACGATGCCAATGCGCACGATATTTTATTGTGTGTAAAAGATGGTGAGAAACAGGCAACCCCAATTGGTCGCGGTAGGGGCTATCGTTATGGCCTACCAAACCAGGAATATTATTTTAAGACGGCAGAAGAGATGAAAAATCTCTTTAAAGATTTGCCTGAAGCGATATCGAATATCAAAGAGATCGTTGATAAAATCGAGCCGTTTGAGTTGGCCCGTGATGTACTTCTTCCTGCGTTTACCATTCCAGAAGAGTTTTTGGTAGAGGAAGATAAGGTAGATGGAGGTAAGCGAGGCGAAAATGCGTATTTAAAACATATCACCTATAAGGGAGCAGAAGAGCGTTATGGCGAAATCACGCCAGCGATTAAAGAACGACTGGACTTTGAGCTATCGGTGATTGAAAATACCGGATATCCGGGGTATTTCCTTATTGTAGAAGATTTTATTCGGGAAGCCAGGAATTTGGATGTTTCGGTGGGGCCGGGAAGGGGATCTGCTGCCGGTAGTGCAGTAGCCTATTGTTTAGGAATTACCAATATAGACCCTATTAAGTACGATTTGCTTTTTGAGCGTTTCTTAAATCCGGATCGTGTGAGTATGCCCGATATTGATATCGATTTTGATGATGAAGGGCGTAGCCGGGTTATGGATTATGTAATTGGTAAATATGGCGCCAATCAGGTGGCGCAGATTATCACTTATGGCACCATGGCCGCAAAATCTTCGATTCGGGATACCGCCAGGGTTTTGGATTTGCCGCTTAGTGATGCCGATAGGATTGCCAAGCTGATTCCTAATACCAAGTTAGGGAAGATCTTCGGGATGGATGAAAAGGCCCTAAAGGCGAAATTCCGAAGTGAAGAAGTAGATAGTATCAACGAACTTTTAAATATTGCCGAAGGGGATGATCTTGAAGCACAAACCGTAAATCAGGCCCGTGTTTTAGAAGGATCGGTAAGAAATACCGGGATTCATGCCTGTGGGGTAATTATTACGCCCAGTGATATTACCAATTATGTGCCGGTTTCGGTAGCAAAGGATTCCGATTTATATGTAACGCAGTTTGATAACTCGGTTGTAGAAAGTGCCGGACTGCTAAAAATGGACTTTCTGGGGTTAAAAACATTAACCCTGATCAAGGATACCATCAAAATCGTTAAAGGCAGACACAATATTGACCTTGTTCCTGATGAGTTTCCGCTGGATGATGAAGAGACCTATAAACTTTTCCAACGTGGGGAAACGGTAGGGATATTTCAGTATGAATCTCCCGGAATGCAGAAACACATGCAGGCCTTAAAACCAACGGTTTTTGACGATTTAATTGCGATGAATGCATTATATCGCCCTGGGCCAATGGAGTATATTCCAAGCTTTATTGCCAGAAAGCATGGGGACGAGGAGATTAGCTATGACCTTCCGGATATGGAAGAATATCTAAAAGAGACGTATGGAATTACGGTCTATCAGGAGCAGGTGATGTTACTCTCGCAAAAACTGGCTGGGTTTACCAAAGGTGAAGCCGATATGCTTCGTAAAGCGATGGGTAAAAAATTAGTAGCCCTTTTAGCGCAATTAAAACCGAAATTTATTGGAGGTGGGGAAGCTAAAGGACACCCTACTGAAGTTTTAGAGAAAATCTGGAAAGACTGGGAAGCTTTTGCTTCGTATGCATTTAACAAGTCGCATTCTACCTGTTATGCCTGGATTGCTTACCAAACCGCCTATTTAAAAGCACATTATCCTGCGGAATATATGGCGGCAGTATTATCCAATAATATGAATGATATTAAGCAGGTGACCTTCTTTATGGAAGAATGTAAGCGAATGAAGCTTAATGTACTTGGTCCAGATGTAAATGAATCTTACTATAAATTCTCGGTAAATAAAGATTATGCGGTTCGATTTGGAATGGGAGCGATTAAAGGGGTTGGTGCCGGTGCGGTAGCCACAATCGTAGAAAACCGAAAAGGGGAAGCCGGGCCATACCGTTCGATATTCGATATGGCTAAGCGTATCGATTTAAGAGCTGCGAATAAAAAAGCTTTTGAAAACCTTGCCCTGGCAGGAGGTTTTGATTGTTTTAAAGAAACCCACCGGGCGCAATATTTTCATGATGAAGGAGATGGTATGAGTTTTTTGGAGAAAGTGGTGAAATTTGCGGCTAAATTTCAGGAAAATGAGAATTCATCTCAGGTTAGTTTATTTGGTGAAGCCAGCGAAGTTCAAATTCCGGAGCCCAGTGTGCCACCCTGTGAAGAATGGGGAACGATGGAGAAATTACGACGAGAGAAAGAAGTGGTAGGGATTTATATTTCCGGGCACCCGCTAGATGATTTTAAGAAAGAAATCCAGTATTTCTGTAACGGTAGTTTATCAGATTTTAGAGCGCTTGAAAAAGTGGTAAATCGTGAGATCTCTTTTGGTGGGGTTATTAGTGATGTGCAACACAGGATGTCTAAAATGGGAAAAGGCTGGGCGATGTTTACGGTAGAAGATTATAACGAATCTTACGAATTTAGAATGTTTGGGGAAGAGTATCTTAAAAACCGGCATTTTTTAGTGCCTAATTCATTTGTGCATATTAAAGCTTTTATCAAAGAAGGCTGGACCAATAAAGATACGGGCAAAAAAGGAGAACCCAGGATTCAGTTTAATAGTTTCCAGTTGTTGCATGATATCATGGATACTTATGCCAAAAAACTTACGATTCAATTAGATATCAACGAACTCAAGGACGAGAAAATCGAGGTTTTAAAAGATATTTTTAGAAGTTATCGCGGGGATCATAAACTGAATTTTGTGGTATATGAAATGAAAGAGCAATTAAAGCTACATATGCCCAGCAAGCGCCAAAAAGTAAAAATTTGTCCGGAATTACTGGAAAACCTGGAAGCGCAGCAGGTGGTTTATAAGTTAAATTAA